In the genome of Synechococcus sp. CB0101, the window CCCGGGCGCCTTGGCTGCGTGCCCTCAGCTTGAGCGCCATGAGCGATGGCCCTTGCCGCTTGCGCTGGCCCTGATCAGGATGGCGGCACGCCGCCGCGGGGGCCATGGTGATCAGCAGCTCGCCGCAGCCGGCGCCCAATCCAGCGCTCCTGCGCTATCTGCGCCAGGAGCTGGGGGTCACCGACAACGCCCTGCAGCTGGGGCTCAAGCAAGCCGATCAGGAGCAGGCTCCCTTGCCGGTGGTGCTGTGGCGCTTCGGCCTGATCACGCTGGAGCAGTTTGATCAGGTGCTCTCCTGGCAGGCCGCTTTGGATCCCTGAGGGAAGCGCAGCTGCGCTCAGTACACGATCAGCGATTCCACGGGCACCGCATCCGGCAGCTTGGCCTTGCCGCCCAGATCGGCCAGTTCCACGATGAAGGCAAAGCCGCAGAGTTCACCGCCCACGCGGTTCACCAGCTCGGCGCAGGCACCGGCCGTGCCGCCGGTGGCGAGCAGGTCGTCCACGATCAGCACCCGCGGGCCGTGCTCAAAGCCATCGGGGATGATTTCCAGCCGGTCGCTGCCGTACTCAAGGGTGTAATCCACCCCAATCACCTCGCCGGGCAACTTGCCGGGTTTGCGCACTGGGCTGAAGCCGATGTTGCGGGCGGTGGCCAGGGCGGTGCCCACGATGAAGCCGCGCGATTCGATGCCCACGATCAGATCGGGGGCGAGCCGGTCGCACACGTCGCCCATCTGGCGCATCACTTCCTGCCAGGCCAGCGGGCTGCGCATCAACGGGGTGATGTCACGAAACAGGATGCCCGGCTTGGGAAAGTCGGGGATGTCGCGCACCAGGCCACGCAGGTCAAGGGTGGTCATGGTCGACGGATCGGGTGCGCAGCTGGCAGTATCGCAGCCATGGCTGATGCTCCTTTGCAACCCCAGCGCTCGCTCTCCAGGCGGGGTCTGGAGCGGCTCGATCTGTTGCTGCTCTCCGCTGAAGCGCTCGACCTCAACGGCGGCGAGGCGATGGTGTGGCTCAGCGAGGAGATGGGGCTCACCGATCTGTTTCCCAACCGGGTGGAGCTGTGGAAACGCCGTTGCAGCAATCCGCTGCGGCGCACCACCCGCCGCGACCCCATCAGCGAAGCCGAAGCCGATGGCCTGATCCGCATCCTCAATGCGCTGGCCGATCGGCTCTATCCGATGTTGCGCAGCCTGCTGTCTTCAGCGGAATCGCCTCAGCTGAGCGAACAGCGCTGGGCTCTGTTCCGCGGCCGGCTGCAGGAGCTGCTGCAGGAGCGTTTCAATCCACGCCGCGGTGGGGTGCAACGCCTGCTTGATCCGCAGGAAGGGCCTGAGCTCTGCCGTGAGCTGATCCAAACCATGGCCCTCAGCGCCGGCCCGGGCGGCTTTGCACGGCTGAAGGCCAGCTTGATGGACGCAGCGGCGTGATCCGCAGCACGACTCTCCCCCTGCGATGAAACTCACCAGCCGCTACGAACAAACCAGCTGCCGGCTTGTGCTGGAAGGTCTGCCCGATCTCTCCGCCGGCCAGGGCAGCCAGACCATCGGCATCCTCACGGGCTTCAGCCTGGCGCTGGCGGGCAAGACCGAGCTCGAAGGCCAGCGCGATCACCTGCAGGCCCTGCTCAATGTGGTGCTCCCCTACGCCCGCGATCTGATCAGCGG includes:
- a CDS encoding DUF2949 domain-containing protein, which translates into the protein MVISSSPQPAPNPALLRYLRQELGVTDNALQLGLKQADQEQAPLPVVLWRFGLITLEQFDQVLSWQAALDP
- a CDS encoding DUF3038 domain-containing protein, with the protein product MADAPLQPQRSLSRRGLERLDLLLLSAEALDLNGGEAMVWLSEEMGLTDLFPNRVELWKRRCSNPLRRTTRRDPISEAEADGLIRILNALADRLYPMLRSLLSSAESPQLSEQRWALFRGRLQELLQERFNPRRGGVQRLLDPQEGPELCRELIQTMALSAGPGGFARLKASLMDAAA
- a CDS encoding adenine phosphoribosyltransferase; protein product: MTTLDLRGLVRDIPDFPKPGILFRDITPLMRSPLAWQEVMRQMGDVCDRLAPDLIVGIESRGFIVGTALATARNIGFSPVRKPGKLPGEVIGVDYTLEYGSDRLEIIPDGFEHGPRVLIVDDLLATGGTAGACAELVNRVGGELCGFAFIVELADLGGKAKLPDAVPVESLIVY